TTAATTGGCTCTGTTGGCTTCACCGGTTCCATCGGTTCGACTGACTTCACCGACTCCTTCAAAGAACCCTCACGAGAAGTTTCAGCCGCCGGTCGAATCCTCGGCTCCAATGGCGCAGCCTTAGGCACTGTAGCCTTGCGTTTAGACTCTGATAAGATAGCAGCAGTTTCCAGTAAAGATGTAGATGGAGGTAAGTCTAGGCTGGGTAATGGACGTTTTCGAGTAGTTCTGGGTGTCGGCTCAGTTGAACTAAGTGAACTTATCTTAGGCGGCGGCGCAGAATCGTAGGACTGGCGGTTATGGCGCTTGATACCATATGAATATTCCTGGTACTTGTCTTGACCAGTTAAAGACGCCAACTTGTTGATTCTCCTAGCCGTATCTAATGTCCTTTTAGCAGTAAAACTATATCTTGTTGCAGGCCTAATCAACCCAGACCCCTCAACGTGCCAATCCCCATTAATCCCACCATCTATAGACGATACGCCTTCATTTTCAGAAGACCGATCGCGATCATCTCTGTCTCCACTACCCTTAAGTCTCTTTTGACGAGCCGGAGAATACCCTCTAAAATCACCACCAGACATCTGCTGATTCAAACCTCTCTTCTTCTTGTTCGAAGACACTACCGGCATAGATTGAGTATCCCACCTTCTGTTGCCAAACGATTGACCCAAATACTCACTCATACGCAGTTGCTCCGATGATTCCGTTATCGCGTCTATCAACCTAGGAACTCTCCTTTCCGCATTTAAATTGTCCCGCATACCCCCCACCTCATTACCTACACCAGCAAACGTACTCCTGGTGTTCAGACTGTCGTGCTACGTGCAAAAAAAATCAGAAACTCTTCTATACACACATACCCATTACCCACACACACGTACACTTCGCTCAAATGCCTCAACTTTCTGCGGCTCAGCGTCTTTGACCTCGGACATTCTGTTCTCAACAACTCGATCTGCATCACCATCCTTCCCTTTCTGCTCTTCCCACCCGTCGCCCTTACTGCGAccgaataaagaagaaaaaaaactcttGAGGCGACCAACCGGACTATGTGAAGCTCCAAGAACAGGGAGCTTGTCTGCCATCTCTAATGTAAAGCGATCCAAAAACTATGCCAACGCATCAACATCAAACAAACAtcacaaacgagaacagaagccgcgcACTTGCCCCACACATGCGAACCCGCACACAATGAAATGACTGTAGCCATATACAATTCCTCTTTAACAAAAAACAACACATATACACGTGTACACAAAGAATAAAATGAGCCTGCCTAACTCACTAAACCGCCATTTCCTTCTTCGTGCTTATACATACAAATAGTCGCAAACGCTCTCCCTGTCCAGGAAAGCAAACGACGACTAACTTTCTACTCGTAGAAGCAAAGAGAAAAAATATTGATGCGTTCATCAACCATATATGAACCTTGCGCCACACACTTCATATCGAAAACGCCTTGTACAGAGGGGGTTACAGCAAAAACGCGTTCCGCGAGACACATTTTCACAACTCTGAACTCTCTATCCCTCCATTGGTACCAGCTGAAGAGCACCAAATTACGTAAAATGTATTACACAAATATAACCTTTCGAACCCCATATCGCTGCAGTTCACTCTCTCAGGCACGTGCTTTCCGCAGAGAATTCGATTCTCGAATTGCCAAAGCACTCCGAAAAAATTTTGCAAATCCCTCCTCAATGGCCGTCAAATGTGCGTCCACACCGAACCGCAATCGAGCCACAAAACCACAGCGAAACCTTTCGATAATCCCTTTATGGGTTCTTTTAGATTCCTCTCTGTGGCTACTTTATGGTTGACtactcaaaattttaaaaaaacgaaaTAATTTGTTTGGCAATGGATAAGATTCAGTTTTTTGGACTGTACTAAACGTACACAAAAGCACGCCCAGTGCATTTCTCTCATAAACCCCCCTCTATTGTGAGGTAAGACACTCCTTCAAATGACAAAGCCAAGGTTCAAACTAGAACACCCGCTTGGTAAGAAGAGGAAAGATGAAACAGTTCTTTATGTGTTGGGCAGTATTAACCGTCTCTCTGAATCCAACCAAtctagaaaaaagaaaagaagtttcaAGCAAAATTCGCGCAAAGTATCCAGAATGTATCCCTGTATGTATATGCGGTACAATGCTGTACGCACATGGCACAAAAAAAAATAACCAGATTTTAAGGTTATAGTAGAGAAAGCACCCGGTAGCGATCTACCTGAAATCAGCAAGAAAAAGTATGTCGAATCGTATCCAGCAAAAAAAATTCTTGGTTGCTGACGTGTTGGTCGACAGATTCCTCGTACCACAACATATTTCAGTTGGTAAATTCTTGTGTGAGATAAGAACACATATGAATAGGGTATGCACGACTATATGTCACGAAGGCTCTAGCATTCTGCATTCTAAATTGCCTAACACTTGAGAAGCTCTCCGAAGAAACAGctatttttttgtttataaataactttatcTTGACAGCaggtatgataaaaaaaaaaaaaagtattattgcACCTTCTAACCCCTTGCGTAACCGTCAGGCGTCACCATGTCAGATATTTACAGCAAGTACAAAGATGAAGACGGATTTCTTTATATCATGTATAGTGGCGAAAGCACGTTTGGGATGTGCACTGTGCAGCTTCCAATGCTATCCAAAACTCCTCGTATAtagattgaaaatgtgtgctctgacataagagaaaaaaaatatatatatacatatacataaaaaTCGGTGTATGCATTTTGTTCACTTGTCTCCTACATACAATTTTTGTTCTACTTTGACAAAACACATTTCGTTTTTGCCTTCGAGCTCTCCGATGACATTAGGCACTCGATTTCTCGATATCTGTGTCCGAAAGGCTGGAGGCTGTAATCGCCAACCTGCGACGAAGCAATCAAATTTCTCAAGTACGCTCCCCTTTTTGACGTACACATCGTACTACGTTCTTTTTTCACGTGCAGCGTGTTAACTTCTCTTCAAGCTATGCCGACGTCCGTAAACGATGGCATCTATAGAATGCATCCGGAAACGGCGCTCAAGGCAATACGCACTGTCAATTCGCTTCGCCAACATTCCATTAGGCCAAAGCTCTATGACATGTTTCTCAGCACAAAAATTGTCGACCTCGTTCGCGACTGGCAGGGATACCATCGATATGGTGCGTTTGGCACTTACAGCCAAAAACTGTGAGAAAAGTATTAACTCCTCTTTTTCAAGGTTTGAAACACGACGATTTATGGAACGATTTTCCCTATGTACAAGAAGCGTGTCTTCGTTTGCCTAGACAAGAACTGATTGATAGAACCAACCGCATCAGGGAAGCATACGTGGCTAACTCTCAACTTCGATTCCTACCAAAGGAAGAGTGGCTCAAACCCGAAGAGGATTGCCCCTATCTTCAGCCATACATTATAGAAGTCCAAAATGAATGGAACGACCGTAAGGCCTTCCGCAGCCGCATGCCCAGCACGCTCAACCAGCTGCTCAAAATTGTCAAAAATTAGCGGTACACATTTTTCGATTTGATACAAGACTGCCGTTCGgctaagaaataaatttttttttcgcGTTCTCATGACAAAAATGGGTTAGAGCCGGACGGTGCGTTCTGGATCCGCGCTTTCCTGcatgagtgaagaagaattattttaaaattactgaTTACTGGCTGAAATTGGCTGCTAAAGGAACAAACTTGCCCTGGTAGTTCTTAAGTGCCTCGGACAAAGTGCATCTCTTATCGCAGCCTCCCGAAAACGTCAATGACAATTTATCcatcaatggaaaatccaagatctgATTTGAATTCTTTCGGGCATTTCGTTTTCTCGGTACTTCTAAAAATGTACAAGAGCCACGTGCAGTTGCACACCTTTTTTTGAGCGCTTGGTTGAAGCTCTACTCCTTCCTCGGTCACAACCCCGTTGGGTTGGACTAATGTTCGTCAGTCCTGCTCAGAACTGCGCAGCCGTCTCTTAAAAAAAAAGAGCTGAGAATTAACAGAACTGAGTAGTTTGTGCCTTTCGACAGAAACGCCTAGGTTCGAAATGCATCTCATGGACCGTTCTATAGGTCGTTCGGTGAGTGTCTCGTCCGAGCGACCCATAAACATTCCGAATTGAGGAGGGAAGAGCTTCAAAAGAGGCGTCCCAACTCATTTGTGAGATTTAGATCTCGAAATGGTTCGCGTTCCTCACTTGTGGGCCGCGAATCCGTGTTCTGGGAATGTGTGATCGACCAGCCATGTGACTAGCGAGGAGAAGGGGGTCAGGGATGGGAGGATTTGCgaaaaaaaactagaaaaaaaaattaaaagcgaaTCGACATCATAATTTTGTCCGTTGTTCGCCAGACTGACCTCTAGGCTATTGCCTTCTAACACTCCAAATTTCATTCTGCCGTGAGCAGCCCCGAGGGTGTCGTCGTATTGGCCAAGAACGAAGAGAATTCAGTATGTGATG
The sequence above is drawn from the Schistocerca gregaria isolate iqSchGreg1 unplaced genomic scaffold, iqSchGreg1.2 ptg000400l, whole genome shotgun sequence genome and encodes:
- the LOC126311231 gene encoding cytochrome b-c1 complex subunit 7-like — encoded protein: MTLGTRFLDICVRKAGGCNRQPATKQSNFSTMPTSVNDGIYRMHPETALKAIRTVNSLRQHSIRPKLYDMFLSTKIVDLVRDWQGYHRYGLKHDDLWNDFPYVQEACLRLPRQELIDRTNRIREAYVANSQLRFLPKEEWLKPEEDCPYLQPYIIEVQNEWNDRKAFRSRMPSTLNQLLKIVKN